One window of Desulfovibrio subterraneus genomic DNA carries:
- a CDS encoding CgeB family protein: protein MTALAHSLRVLVVLPLYGGSLPVGRFCVEGLKEQGHTVEVFEAPSFHSAFSALKDLRVTTDRLEYLENSFLQVVSQAVLAKVETFEPDLVLCLAQAPLNRQALKRLRKDGVATAMWFVEDYRLFTYWRGFAPFYDFFAVIQHEPFLSELRDIGVENALYLPMAALPSMHRKLELSSAEQRKYGSDVSFLGAGYPNRRIAFRQLTHLDFKIWGTEWDGEPLLERHVQMKGARISSEDCVKIYNATKINLNLHSSVDARELVSGGDFVNPRTFELAACGAFQLVDRRTLMRDLFDSDELVTFGSMEELLDKIQTYLGDESARVAVAEKAKARVLRDHTYAARMRTLTEFIASRREGWPAPRKESAALPADIPAELREELAALMQRLGIPADAAFQDIVWAIRQQNGQLSSVETAVLFLDEWKKQYQQ, encoded by the coding sequence ATGACAGCCTTGGCACATTCTCTGCGAGTTCTGGTTGTGCTTCCCTTGTATGGTGGTTCTCTGCCCGTGGGACGTTTTTGCGTTGAGGGGCTGAAAGAACAGGGGCACACGGTGGAGGTTTTTGAAGCCCCCTCGTTCCATTCCGCCTTTTCGGCATTGAAGGACCTGCGTGTTACCACGGACAGGCTCGAATATCTGGAAAACAGCTTTCTGCAGGTTGTCTCACAGGCCGTGCTCGCCAAGGTGGAGACCTTTGAACCCGATCTGGTGCTCTGTCTTGCGCAGGCTCCGCTGAACCGTCAGGCATTGAAGCGCCTGCGTAAAGACGGGGTGGCCACGGCCATGTGGTTTGTGGAAGACTACCGGCTTTTTACCTACTGGCGCGGGTTTGCACCATTCTATGACTTTTTTGCGGTTATTCAGCATGAGCCGTTCCTCAGCGAGTTGCGCGACATAGGTGTCGAGAATGCGCTGTATCTGCCCATGGCGGCGCTGCCTTCCATGCACAGGAAGCTGGAACTGAGCTCGGCGGAGCAGCGCAAGTACGGTTCGGATGTCTCCTTTCTCGGGGCGGGCTATCCGAACCGCCGCATTGCCTTCAGGCAGCTGACACATCTTGATTTCAAGATATGGGGAACGGAATGGGATGGTGAACCTCTGCTTGAGCGCCATGTGCAGATGAAGGGCGCACGCATTTCTTCTGAAGATTGTGTGAAGATTTACAACGCCACCAAGATCAACCTGAACCTGCATTCCAGCGTGGACGCCAGAGAACTGGTAAGCGGCGGAGACTTCGTCAACCCGCGCACCTTTGAGCTTGCCGCCTGTGGTGCCTTCCAGCTTGTGGACAGGCGCACGCTCATGCGCGACCTGTTTGATAGTGACGAGCTTGTCACCTTTGGTTCCATGGAGGAACTGCTCGACAAGATCCAGACCTATCTTGGCGATGAATCCGCACGGGTTGCCGTGGCGGAAAAAGCGAAGGCCCGCGTGCTGCGCGATCACACCTATGCCGCGCGTATGCGAACCCTGACGGAGTTCATTGCCTCGCGCCGCGAGGGCTGGCCTGCTCCGCGCAAGGAATCTGCCGCCCTTCCGGCGGATATCCCCGCGGAACTGCGCGAAGAGCTTGCTGCCCTCATGCAGCGGTTGGGCATTCCTGCCGATGCGGCATTTCAGGATATTGTCTGGGCCATCCGCCAGCAGAACGGGCAGCTTTCCTCTGTAGAAACAGCTGTGTTGTTTCTGGACGAGTGGAAGAAGCAGTACCAGCAATAG
- a CDS encoding methyl-accepting chemotaxis protein has translation MSIRFRLILPVCALFLIIVVMFGGTVYVTQDQAKDGLAINLGGRQRMLTQKIAKETLSFISADDKAAAEKQVRSSMQIFEVSLEALANGGSAPLTLDMAGPKGLLPAPPPDVHLQLVTGKELWTEYKGMIEAALKNDTKVARKIPAFSVQVLAAMNKAVVMLQAKAEANIRTLLIIQASCLSFAILAATAILITLKKRILAPLAQCLGAAKNVAGGNLDTHIHVPGNDELGTLGHALQTMIDQTSRVVASVQSSSLSLNTSMRELSRSSQTLSEGATEQAAAVEEISASVEEMTANIKQNAENTRKTEQMALQAAKDAEEGGEAVNKTEAAMKTISEKIVIVEEIARQTNLLALNAAIEAARAGEHGKGFAVVASEVRKLAERSGAAASEISSLSIGSVKIAQEAGAKLRSVVPNIRETAGLVQEITAANNEQYAGAEQVNKAIQQLDSVVQSNASASEELAASSVQLSDQAQNLNDAISFFSLGGIAHTPNTAMAALPPSETSYEHDDDFD, from the coding sequence GTGAGCATTCGATTTCGACTGATACTTCCTGTATGTGCGCTGTTCCTCATCATCGTCGTCATGTTCGGCGGTACGGTATACGTTACACAGGATCAGGCAAAAGACGGGCTTGCCATCAACCTTGGTGGCAGACAGCGCATGCTGACCCAGAAGATTGCGAAGGAAACGTTGAGCTTCATAAGTGCGGACGACAAAGCCGCCGCAGAGAAACAGGTCCGCTCTTCCATGCAGATATTTGAAGTATCACTTGAAGCACTTGCAAATGGTGGCAGCGCCCCCCTCACTCTGGACATGGCCGGTCCCAAAGGCCTACTCCCTGCCCCCCCACCTGATGTGCACCTGCAGCTTGTTACCGGCAAGGAACTCTGGACCGAATACAAGGGCATGATTGAAGCAGCGTTGAAGAACGACACCAAGGTCGCCCGCAAGATCCCGGCCTTCAGCGTGCAGGTTCTGGCCGCCATGAACAAGGCCGTGGTCATGCTGCAGGCAAAGGCGGAAGCAAACATACGCACCCTGCTCATCATTCAGGCAAGCTGCCTCAGCTTTGCCATACTTGCGGCCACCGCTATCCTGATCACCCTCAAAAAGCGCATTCTCGCTCCACTGGCCCAGTGCCTGGGAGCCGCCAAGAATGTTGCGGGAGGTAATCTGGACACCCACATCCACGTGCCGGGCAACGACGAACTCGGTACTCTGGGCCATGCTCTGCAGACCATGATTGATCAGACCAGCCGGGTCGTCGCCAGTGTGCAGTCCAGCTCCCTGAGCCTGAACACGAGCATGAGAGAGCTTTCCAGATCAAGTCAGACCCTCTCGGAAGGTGCAACAGAACAAGCGGCAGCGGTTGAAGAAATCTCGGCCTCTGTTGAAGAGATGACCGCAAATATCAAACAGAATGCAGAAAACACGCGCAAGACAGAGCAAATGGCATTGCAGGCTGCCAAGGATGCCGAAGAAGGGGGAGAAGCGGTCAACAAGACCGAAGCGGCCATGAAGACCATTTCTGAAAAGATTGTCATTGTTGAAGAAATCGCACGGCAAACCAACCTTCTGGCACTGAATGCCGCCATAGAAGCCGCACGGGCAGGCGAACACGGCAAGGGCTTTGCCGTTGTGGCATCGGAAGTACGCAAACTGGCCGAACGCTCCGGAGCGGCTGCCTCGGAAATTAGTTCTCTCTCCATTGGCAGTGTAAAAATCGCACAGGAAGCTGGTGCAAAACTGCGCTCGGTCGTCCCCAACATACGGGAAACCGCAGGGCTGGTTCAAGAGATCACCGCTGCCAATAACGAACAGTATGCCGGTGCGGAACAGGTGAACAAGGCCATCCAGCAGCTGGATTCCGTCGTGCAAAGCAACGCGTCCGCCTCGGAAGAACTGGCAGCTTCATCCGTGCAACTCTCCGATCAGGCGCAAAATCTCAACGATGCCATCAGCTTCTTCTCACTTGGAGGGATAGCCCACACCCCCAATACCGCAATGGCCGCTTTGCCTCCAAGTGAAACCAGCTATGAACACGATGATGATTTCGATTAG
- the argB gene encoding acetylglutamate kinase, which produces MDQHEKDKMKSRVLIESLPYMRQFHGETVVIKYGGHAMKDAELGRAFALNIVLLKYVGINPVIVHGGGPQIGRMLEALNIQSHFREGLRVTDDATMDVVEMVLVGKVNKEIVNMLNLAGCKAVGLSGKDGRLIRARKMEMVIENFKRTPEIIDLGKVGEVVGVETSLLRSLERDGYVPVIAPVGVDDEGVTYNINADAVAGAVAGALKAKRLLLLTDVAGILDKNKELLSSLTVRQVHGLFEQGVLQGGMIPKVKCCLEALEEGVEKAMIIDGRLENSVLLELFTDKGIGTQITHDA; this is translated from the coding sequence ATGGACCAGCATGAAAAAGACAAAATGAAGTCGCGGGTTCTTATCGAATCCCTGCCCTATATGCGTCAGTTCCACGGCGAGACCGTCGTCATCAAGTACGGTGGCCATGCAATGAAGGACGCTGAACTCGGCCGTGCCTTTGCTCTTAACATCGTACTGCTCAAGTATGTGGGCATCAATCCCGTGATCGTTCACGGCGGCGGCCCCCAGATTGGCAGAATGCTGGAAGCGCTGAACATTCAGAGCCACTTCCGCGAAGGACTGCGCGTTACCGACGACGCCACCATGGACGTGGTGGAAATGGTGCTCGTGGGCAAGGTGAACAAGGAAATCGTGAACATGCTCAACCTTGCGGGCTGCAAGGCAGTGGGGCTTTCCGGCAAGGACGGCAGGCTCATCCGCGCCCGCAAGATGGAGATGGTAATAGAGAACTTCAAGCGCACGCCGGAAATTATCGACCTTGGCAAGGTGGGCGAAGTGGTCGGGGTGGAAACCTCTCTGCTCCGCTCGCTTGAGCGCGACGGCTATGTGCCCGTCATCGCCCCCGTTGGCGTGGATGATGAAGGCGTCACCTACAACATAAACGCAGACGCCGTGGCCGGTGCCGTGGCCGGTGCGCTCAAGGCAAAGCGCCTGCTGCTGCTCACCGATGTTGCCGGCATACTGGACAAGAACAAGGAACTGCTCTCCTCGCTCACAGTGCGCCAGGTTCACGGACTCTTCGAACAGGGAGTGTTGCAGGGCGGCATGATCCCCAAGGTCAAATGCTGCCTTGAAGCCCTTGAAGAAGGTGTGGAAAAGGCCATGATCATCGATGGCCGGCTTGAAAACTCCGTGCTCCTTGAACTCTTCACCGACAAGGGTATCGGCACGCAGATCACGCATGACGCGTAA